Proteins from a genomic interval of Microbacterium phyllosphaerae:
- a CDS encoding GntR family transcriptional regulator, translated as MPIAAGSKPEVRRRLLSDEVHDHIRDAILDGTFTPGEILDDAALQEWLGVSRTPIRDALKRLQYEGLVVIHAQSSTRVASPDVADVDQGLQAFGAIMGGVVRISVPELTSDGRHALLRHAAAARDAVSRVDAIAHLNATLEVYEVLLQNCSNRVLVNIAHTTLMPVVFGYRASLPDRTPDWALLADGWERFQEGITTSDNVLAELALEEIHRLPLTGLTQAVAR; from the coding sequence ATGCCCATCGCCGCAGGTTCCAAGCCAGAAGTCCGTCGACGCCTCCTCAGCGACGAGGTCCACGACCACATCCGAGACGCGATCCTCGACGGAACGTTCACGCCTGGCGAGATCCTGGACGATGCGGCCCTCCAAGAATGGCTCGGCGTGTCGCGCACCCCCATTCGCGATGCCCTCAAGCGGCTCCAGTACGAAGGTCTCGTCGTCATCCACGCGCAGAGTTCCACCCGCGTCGCCAGCCCCGATGTCGCTGATGTCGATCAGGGTCTTCAAGCGTTCGGGGCGATTATGGGCGGGGTCGTGCGCATCTCGGTCCCAGAGCTGACGAGCGACGGTCGCCATGCACTTCTCCGTCACGCCGCAGCCGCCCGCGATGCCGTGTCACGCGTGGACGCCATCGCCCACCTCAACGCGACGCTCGAGGTGTACGAGGTGCTGCTGCAGAACTGTTCGAATCGCGTCCTCGTGAACATCGCGCACACCACACTGATGCCCGTGGTCTTCGGATACCGTGCATCTCTCCCTGACCGCACGCCTGACTGGGCTCTCCTCGCTGACGGGTGGGAGAGATTCCAGGAAGGGATCACCACCAGCGACAACGTCCTCGCCGAACTCGCCCTCGAAGAGATCCACAGGCTCCCCCTCACCGGACTCACGCAGGCTGTCGCTCGCTGA
- a CDS encoding DUF1761 domain-containing protein yields MEIVINAGAVAAAVAVAMLIGAIWYSPRVFGRYWMSVSGVDPDDTHSAVALTVVFAAVTATGLAATTYIVWKGFGGSFLAVSVGVATVAWAAFTASRMMTHYLFENRAPGMVALNVANELVTLLGMSLVIGAWVPAGI; encoded by the coding sequence GTGGAGATTGTGATCAATGCGGGGGCGGTGGCCGCTGCTGTCGCTGTCGCCATGCTGATTGGGGCGATCTGGTATTCCCCGCGCGTCTTCGGGCGCTACTGGATGAGTGTGTCGGGAGTGGATCCTGACGATACTCACTCCGCCGTCGCGTTGACGGTGGTCTTTGCAGCCGTCACGGCGACGGGGCTCGCGGCGACGACCTATATCGTCTGGAAAGGGTTCGGTGGGTCGTTTCTGGCGGTCTCGGTCGGGGTCGCAACGGTCGCGTGGGCTGCGTTCACCGCCTCGCGGATGATGACTCATTATCTGTTCGAGAACCGGGCGCCGGGCATGGTGGCGCTCAACGTCGCCAATGAGCTCGTCACGTTGCTGGGGATGTCCCTTGTCATCGGCGCGTGGGTGCCGGCGGGGATCTGA
- a CDS encoding GntR family transcriptional regulator, which translates to MIRASRATSERTLLRDQVYQRLFDAIVDGSLAPGEHLKDEDLITRFEVSRAPLREALQQLRDIGFVEMVPNRYTRVAPVDLGRVSKTINLMLVYYELAVTVAVPDLTETDLADLDAIFEELSIAIDVGDVGTFSDVLYEYFYRFATASGNDVLQRSMTRLTPHLERSMTPREGLISMSEIRGFVERVHRAAQRGDATAAAEAVRDMGEVSRRTFLEKVRPNDLLA; encoded by the coding sequence TTGATTCGTGCATCGCGGGCGACCTCGGAACGAACACTGCTGCGCGACCAGGTGTACCAGCGCCTGTTCGACGCGATTGTGGACGGCTCTCTGGCGCCCGGAGAGCATCTCAAGGACGAGGATCTCATCACCCGATTCGAGGTGTCGCGCGCGCCGCTGCGCGAGGCCCTGCAGCAGCTGCGCGATATCGGCTTCGTGGAGATGGTCCCAAACCGGTACACACGGGTGGCCCCTGTGGATCTCGGGCGAGTGAGCAAGACCATAAACCTGATGCTCGTCTACTACGAACTCGCCGTGACAGTCGCCGTGCCGGATCTCACGGAAACGGACCTGGCGGACCTGGATGCGATCTTCGAGGAACTTTCCATCGCGATAGACGTAGGCGACGTAGGGACGTTCAGCGACGTTCTCTACGAGTACTTCTACCGCTTCGCTACAGCCTCGGGCAATGATGTGCTGCAACGCAGCATGACTCGGCTCACCCCGCACCTCGAACGGTCCATGACCCCTCGAGAAGGTCTGATCTCGATGTCTGAGATCAGGGGTTTCGTCGAACGGGTCCACCGCGCCGCGCAACGCGGTGACGCGACGGCAGCCGCGGAAGCTGTCCGCGACATGGGCGAGGTCTCTCGGCGCACGTTCTTGGAAAAAGTGCGCCCCAACGATCTGCTCGCCTGA
- a CDS encoding GntR family transcriptional regulator — MPFENSQPAVMPRRFLRDHIYRELRNAIISGQLVPGEKLRVDEIVEQFGGSRFPARDALSRLAADGLVIVRPQSGSVVAPLDVRECDRSLTVLQALFAAVVRGAVPLLDEGDRHALSTFRVSAFRDDADPVVAEEAAADLFDVFFHRFGNDVMTAARDELLPVVIRTYRALSSELADEVSALRAVLRQLIDRANAGDSDGAAQAMSDYFEGLRDAMTNASSTALEASMTHQFEEERS; from the coding sequence ATGCCATTTGAGAACTCACAGCCAGCGGTGATGCCGCGGCGTTTTCTGCGCGACCACATCTACCGCGAACTCCGCAATGCCATCATCTCCGGGCAGTTGGTTCCCGGCGAGAAGCTGCGTGTGGATGAGATCGTTGAGCAGTTCGGCGGGTCACGGTTCCCGGCGCGTGACGCTCTGTCGCGACTGGCAGCGGACGGTCTGGTCATCGTCCGGCCGCAGAGCGGCTCTGTTGTCGCCCCGCTGGACGTGCGGGAATGTGACCGCTCGCTCACGGTGCTGCAGGCGCTGTTCGCTGCCGTCGTCCGCGGTGCCGTGCCGTTGCTCGATGAGGGGGATCGTCACGCCCTGAGCACGTTTCGAGTGTCCGCGTTCCGGGACGACGCGGACCCGGTCGTCGCGGAGGAGGCAGCCGCCGACTTGTTCGACGTGTTCTTCCATCGTTTCGGCAATGATGTGATGACCGCAGCGCGCGATGAACTGCTGCCCGTGGTGATCCGCACGTATCGGGCCCTCTCAAGCGAGCTCGCCGACGAGGTGAGTGCGCTGCGGGCCGTGCTGCGCCAGCTCATTGACAGGGCCAACGCCGGCGACAGTGATGGTGCCGCTCAGGCTATGTCCGACTACTTCGAGGGTCTGCGTGATGCGATGACGAATGCCAGTTCGACTGCACTGGAGGCGTCTATGACTCACCAGTTCGAGGAGGAGCGCTCTTGA
- a CDS encoding alpha/beta fold hydrolase, whose amino-acid sequence MPSLHSVSRPSGRSLTGLIHGPEDGTPILFIAGAGSGKSMIFGDDLLDTRGIRLITMDRPGMGSSDPDPARTPASTAADYRAFVAAVLGVATPTVPIIANSQGALFGLAAAAQGWAQTLVLASPADEVAHPSVRALLPEAARALPDLVQSAPDVARDLLGSFTPDAMRTMVLDGSDVEDRAVYTARDFDALYRAALAEGFAGHGGYVADTMMATAPWPVDLDEITVPVTVLFGARDRVHSPDHGLLLAARIPHARRTVLSEAGGALLWTHPDLVIDAALQQPDTL is encoded by the coding sequence ATGCCCTCTCTTCATTCTGTGAGTCGCCCGTCTGGCCGGTCGTTGACTGGCCTCATCCATGGTCCGGAGGATGGGACACCGATCTTGTTCATTGCCGGGGCCGGAAGCGGTAAGTCGATGATCTTTGGTGACGACCTTCTCGATACCCGCGGGATTCGGCTAATCACAATGGATCGTCCGGGCATGGGCAGTTCCGATCCTGACCCGGCACGCACTCCGGCATCAACGGCAGCGGATTATCGCGCCTTCGTCGCTGCGGTCCTTGGCGTTGCCACCCCGACGGTTCCCATCATCGCGAACTCGCAGGGCGCGTTGTTCGGCTTGGCAGCGGCCGCTCAAGGCTGGGCGCAGACCCTTGTTCTCGCCTCACCCGCAGACGAAGTCGCGCATCCATCCGTGCGCGCGCTACTCCCCGAGGCCGCACGCGCTCTGCCCGATCTCGTACAGAGCGCACCGGACGTCGCGCGGGATCTGTTGGGCTCTTTCACTCCGGATGCCATGCGGACCATGGTCCTGGACGGTTCCGATGTGGAGGACCGCGCCGTCTACACCGCACGCGATTTCGACGCTCTCTATCGAGCCGCTCTCGCGGAGGGCTTTGCAGGACACGGCGGCTACGTCGCCGATACCATGATGGCGACCGCACCCTGGCCAGTTGATCTAGATGAGATCACGGTTCCTGTCACCGTACTTTTCGGTGCCCGTGATCGGGTGCATTCACCCGATCACGGCCTGCTGCTCGCCGCGCGAATCCCGCACGCTCGTCGAACGGTGCTTAGCGAGGCTGGCGGCGCGCTCCTGTGGACGCACCCGGACCTAGTAATCGATGCAGCGCTCCAACAGCCCGACACGCTTTAG